A window of the Zeugodacus cucurbitae isolate PBARC_wt_2022May chromosome 4, idZeuCucr1.2, whole genome shotgun sequence genome harbors these coding sequences:
- the Akr1c6_0 gene encoding aldo-keto reductase family 1 member B1 has product MYAPCAKTCLLDDRDAKTALARTVKFYNGVKVPIIGLGTQDIEAHITTRCVKDAIDAGIRHIDCAPIFCNQQEVGLAIKEKIAEGTIKRENLYISSKLWNSRHGPKWVRAALEATLKELQLDYLDNYVMHTPMGFQDGFENYPRNTRGGIIFSDIDYVDTWRVMESLVDAGLVRSIGLANFNAEQIERILAVARIPPANLQVECHPYLTQKKLMDLCCKHNIIFMASNPTGPLRKNGNITAFRCNPKILCLTRKYDKTTAEILIRYQVQCGNVVLARTTKKEHMIQNVMVENFKLCRKDMEVLDLMNCNYRNNTLAYASGHPYHPFENDCI; this is encoded by the exons ATGTATGCGCCCTGTGCAAAAACCTGTCTGCTGGACGATCGTGATGCTAAAACCGCGCTGGCACGAACTGTAAAATTCTACAATGGCGTTAAAGTGCCCATAATAGGACTCGGCACGCAAGAT ATTGAAGCACACATCACTACACGCTGCGTAAAGGATGCTATCGATGCTGGTATACGGCATATAGACTGTGCGCCAATCTTCTGCAATCAACAGGAGGTGGGACTGGCAATCAAAGAGAAAATCGCTGAGGGTACCATAAAGAG agaAAACCTCTATATATCCAGTAAGCTTTGGAATTCACGACACGGTCCGAAATGGGTGCGTGCCGCATTGGAAGCAACATTAAAGGAATTGCAACTTGATTATCTCGATAATTATGTGATGCACACACCAATGGGTTTCCAAGACGGCTTCGAGAATTATCCACGCAATACTAGAGGTGGAATTATATTTTCGGATATCGATTATGTGGACACTTGGCGCGTAATGGAGTCGCTGGTCGACGCTGGTCTGGTACGTTCCATTGGTTTGGCCAATTTCAATGCCGAACAAATCGAACGCATACTGGCAGTGGCACGCATACCGCCGGCTAACCTACAGGTGGAATGTCATCCGTATttaacacaaaagaaattaaTGGATCTATGCTGCAAGCACAACATAATCTTTATGGCTAGCAATCCAACTGGACCGCTAAGGAAAAATGGCAATATCACAGCGTTTAGGTGTAATCCAAAGATTTTATGTTTGACTAGAAAATATGATAAAACCACAGCCGAGATATTAATACGTTATCAAGTGCAATGCGGCAATGTTGTATTGGcgagaacaacaaaaaaggaacATATGATACAAAATGTAATGgttgaaaatttcaaactgtgtCGGAAGGATATGGAAGTGCTTGACTTGATGAATTGCAACTACCGAAATAACACGCTTGCTTA cgcCTCTGGACATCCATACCATCCTTTTGAAAATGATTGCATTTGA